One window from the genome of Bufo bufo chromosome 4, aBufBuf1.1, whole genome shotgun sequence encodes:
- the LOC120998369 gene encoding zinc finger protein 501-like: MLSLDHKEENQDNMQRSSGENLITLIGYPGPHSADLSYNPPNNEEPSPDQSQIVTTSTGQKGSKRFHCEECGKLFTRSSAISVHRRIHTGEKPYSCSECGKCFCQKSNLVKHERIHTGEKPYSCLVCGKCFADKSSLLLHQRIHTGLKPYSCFECGKCFTQKSHLIIHKRSHTGEKPHTCSECGKCFTDISSLLKHQRIHTGLKPYSCFECEKCFTQKSHLIIHKRSHTGEKPHSCSECGKCFTDISSLLKHQRIHTGLKPYSCFECEKCFTQKSHLIIHKRSHTGEKPHSCSECGKCFTDKSSLLIHQRIHTELKPYSCSEFGKCFLDKSDLLKHERIHTGEKPYSCSHCEKSFTKKSNLIIHQRIHTGEKPYSCSECGKCFIEKAKLLCHQKIHTKEKPY, encoded by the coding sequence ATGTTATCACTAGATCATAAAGAAGAAAATCAGGACAACATGCAGCGTTCTTCGGGAGAAAACCTCATTACACTGATCGGATATCCAGGACCTCACAGTGCAGATCTATCATACAATCCTCCTAATAATGAagaaccttctcctgaccaatctCAGATTGTAACCACAAGTACCGGGCAGAAAGGAAGTAAAAGGTTTCATTGTGAAGAATGTGGAAAACTGTTTACAAGAAGCTCAGCTATTTCTGTGCacagaagaattcacacaggagaaaagccgtattcatgttcagaatgtgggaaatgcttttgcCAGAAATCCAATCTTGtaaaacatgagagaattcacacaggagagaagccatattcatgtttagtatgtgggaaatgtttcgcaGACAAATCAAGTCTCCttttacatcagagaattcacacagggctgAAGCCATACTCATGCttcgaatgtgggaaatgttttactcagaaatccCATCTTATTATacataagagaagtcacacaggagagaaaccacatACCTGTTCagagtgtgggaaatgtttcacagACATATCAAGTCTCCTTAAAcaccagagaattcacacagggctgAAGCCATACTCATGCttcgaatgtgagaaatgttttactcagaaatccCATCTTATTATacataagagaagtcacacaggagagaagccacatTCCTGTTCagagtgtgggaaatgtttcacagACATATCAAGTCTCCTTAAAcaccagagaattcacacagggctgAAGCCATACTCATGCttcgaatgtgagaaatgttttactcagaaatccCATCTTATTATACATAAGAgaagccacacaggagagaagccacatTCCTGTTCagagtgtgggaaatgtttcacagACAAATCAAGTCtccttatacatcagagaattcacacagagcTAAAGCCATATTCATGCTCAGAATTTGGAAAATGCTTTCTAGATAAATCAGATCTtcttaaacatgagagaattcatacaggagagaagccgtattcatgttcacatTGTGAGAAATCttttacaaaaaaatcaaatCTTATAATAcaccagagaattcacacaggagagaagccatattcatgttcagaatgtgggaaatgttttatagaaAAAGCTAAACTTCTttgtcatcagaaaattcacacaaaaGAGAAGCCGTATTAA